One genomic window of Vibrio mangrovi includes the following:
- a CDS encoding TAXI family TRAP transporter solute-binding subunit — MVLNKIMKLSAIAAAAIGASTVVNAQEFITIGTGSVTGVYYPTGGAICKLVNKDRKEHSIRCSVESTGGSIYNVNTIRAGELDFGIVQSDWQYHGYNGTSKFAEQGPYKKLRAMFSLHTEPFNVIARTDAHINNIKDLKGKRVNIGNPGSGDRATMQVVMEKMGWTKDSFKLASELKGSERSQALCDNKIDAFIYVVGHPNGSIKEATTSCDAKLIPVTGPEIDKIVSENPYYTYTNVPAGMYRGTDQDTKSFGVAATLVTSADVPDNVAYNVAKAVFENFDTFKRLHPAFAHLKKEDMVKAGISIPLHPGAVKYYKEVGLLK, encoded by the coding sequence ATGGTATTGAATAAAATTATGAAGCTCAGCGCTATTGCTGCAGCAGCTATTGGTGCAAGTACAGTCGTCAATGCGCAAGAGTTCATTACGATAGGAACAGGGTCCGTTACCGGTGTGTATTACCCCACTGGTGGCGCAATCTGTAAACTCGTCAATAAAGATCGCAAGGAACACAGTATCCGTTGCTCCGTTGAGTCAACCGGCGGTTCCATTTACAACGTAAACACCATTCGTGCAGGTGAACTTGATTTTGGTATCGTTCAGTCTGACTGGCAATATCACGGCTACAACGGCACAAGCAAATTTGCTGAGCAAGGTCCTTATAAAAAACTACGAGCAATGTTCTCTCTTCATACAGAACCGTTTAACGTCATTGCCCGTACCGATGCTCATATCAATAATATCAAAGATTTAAAAGGAAAACGTGTCAACATTGGTAACCCAGGTTCCGGAGACCGGGCGACAATGCAGGTTGTCATGGAAAAAATGGGCTGGACAAAAGACAGCTTTAAACTGGCTTCAGAACTGAAAGGTTCCGAACGCTCTCAGGCATTATGTGATAATAAAATTGATGCCTTCATTTATGTTGTCGGCCATCCAAACGGCTCTATCAAAGAAGCAACCACATCGTGTGATGCAAAACTTATTCCTGTAACGGGTCCGGAAATTGACAAGATTGTCTCAGAGAACCCTTACTATACTTATACGAATGTACCAGCCGGTATGTATCGTGGTACGGATCAGGACACTAAAAGTTTTGGTGTTGCTGCAACATTGGTGACCAGTGCCGATGTACCGGACAACGTTGCTTACAATGTTGCAAAAGCTGTGTTTGAAAACTTTGATACTTTCAAACGTCTTCACCCAGCCTTTGCCCACTTGAAGAAAGAAGACATGGTCAAAGCAGGGATTTCTATCCCGCTACATCCAGGGGCTGTCAAATACTATAAAGAAGTTGGCTTGTTAAAATAA
- the argR gene encoding transcriptional regulator ArgR yields the protein MKNVDKQDLLVRSFKALLKEERFGSQSDIVEALRNEGFENINQSKVSRMLTKFGAVRTRNAKMEMVYCLPAELGVPTVSSSLRELVLDIDYNPALVVIHTGPGAAQLIARLLDSLGKSEGILGVVAGDDTIFITPTRQISVEDLHQSVCELFEYFG from the coding sequence ATGAAAAACGTAGATAAACAAGACCTGCTAGTGCGCTCATTTAAAGCGCTGCTGAAAGAAGAACGGTTCGGTTCTCAGAGCGACATTGTCGAAGCCTTGAGAAATGAAGGATTCGAAAATATAAATCAATCCAAAGTATCCAGAATGCTGACAAAATTCGGAGCTGTCCGGACCCGCAATGCAAAAATGGAAATGGTGTACTGTCTTCCGGCTGAGCTGGGTGTACCTACAGTTTCAAGCTCTTTACGGGAACTTGTTCTTGATATTGACTACAACCCAGCCTTAGTGGTGATTCATACCGGTCCTGGTGCAGCTCAGTTGATTGCCCGTCTGCTGGACTCTCTCGGCAAATCAGAAGGTATTCTGGGTGTCGTTGCTGGGGACGATACAATTTTTATCACACCTACCCGTCAAATTTCCGTGGAAGATCTACACCAGTCCGTATGCGAACTTTTTGAGTATTTCGGATAA